Proteins from a genomic interval of Neovison vison isolate M4711 chromosome 4, ASM_NN_V1, whole genome shotgun sequence:
- the BET1 gene encoding BET1 homolog gives MRRAGLGEGVPPGNYGNYGYANSGYSACEEENERLTESLRSKVTAIKSLSIEIGHEVKHQNKLLAEMDSQFDSTTGFLGKTMGKLKILSRGSQTKLLCYMMLFSLFVFFVIYWIIKLR, from the exons GTGAAGGAGTACCTCCTGGCAACTATGGGAACTATGGCTATGCTAACAGTGGCTATAGTGCCTGTGAAGAAGAAAACGAGAGACTCACTGAAAGTCTGAGAAGCAAAGTAACTGCTATAAAATCT CTCTCCATTGAAATAGGCCATGAGgttaaacatcaaaataaattattagctGAAATG GATTCACAATTTGATTCTACAACTGGATTTCTAGGTAAAACTATGGGAAAACTGAAGATTTTATCTAGAGGGAGCCAAACAAAGCTGCTGTGCTATATGATGCTATTttcattgtttgtctttttcGTCATTTATTGGATTATTAAACTGAGGTGA